The genomic interval ctTAAAATTATGacatgaataataaaaaccgttatctaaaaaattttctaattttttttgtctctaAACTTTTTGACAAatgatttctcttttttattcttttaaaataaatagtaaataattttagtaataattttttttgaacaaATAAAAAGCTGGCTGCCCCAAAGGCCTGCAAAAAATAGATGGTGCTGATATGCCTCAGAATGGAATGGGGGGTCCTTTTAGGAAACTCCAAGGAACATGTGCAAAGGTCAAATAGTGCACTGCTTTCTATGGTTGgggaaaaaatattttaactttatttcattataataACATTACAATTACAGACACATTCCcttcatttatttacaaatcaaatattgtaaaATTATTACGCCCGATTAAAttgcaaagaaagaaagtaggAGACCAAATGCCCTCTAAGATTTTGGTAATGTTTCACTGTCCAATGAGAAaacagattaaaaaaaaagtctgtAAGTCGtgtgatttatttaattttaagtcctGGATGTGGTAGTTGATAATCCCACATTCACTTTGTCATGCATTGCAAGTGGCTGCTTATGGATCAAATAATGACAGCTAATCGCAGAGGATTATTTAATTGGTTCTTGTGTTTGGTTGCTATAGGTCGTTAAAATGAAGCCTCAGTGATGTGACTGCCACTTTCCAATGCTGCGGAATTCTACCATGTCGCAATGGAAATACGAAAAAAGCAGGAAGGCCGACCCTTCTCAAGAACGcatatctaaatcatcccaaagcaatgccaaaaaaaaataaaaaaaactaagaatgtcaaataatatatatatatatatatataatgagagagagagagagagagagaaaggctGCGTGTCGTACATTATAGTTGCAGAGTTAATCATCAGACTATAAACAAGTATACAGAAAGATATAAATGAAGTTCGTTGGCGACCACGAGTGTAGGAAGTGCTTTGTACAAGTTGACGAGGCTTGTTCATCAGGGAGAATTCTCTAATAAAGCTAGAATTCTTCCTGGCTTGCACCAACCCGTCTCTCACACTTTCGGGTCAGACAACCTTGTTAGTCACACCCTCAAAAGGTTTCCAACAACAAAAGCTTTTTACTCTCAATTAGTGTCTTCTCTAAGTCAAACTCGATGAAGATTTCAACCCTCACTGCCGATCTTAAAAGCCGAGGATGCAGTGTCCCGAGCTTCCACAGTTGATGTTGATTCTTTCTTGTCCAACCCGAAAAATGagcaattttgaaatgcatcCAGACTGCTGGCTATTAGACGATTCAAACCCCCAAGGCTATCACCTAAAATCAAATCTTCGTTATGATACTTACATGATGGTACATCAAGATCTAGTGGTCCTAAAGAGTCAGGCTGCAATGTGGAGAACAACAAAGATAAGTCAGTTGTCCAAACAATTTATGACTTTACAAACCCTTATTAACAAAGCAAGCCCAAAGTATTATGCCTCAGAAAAATAACCCTGCTTTGCAGGTAAAGAAGGATGGCATCCTTGAGACAAGAATCTAAAGCGAACTTAATGCGATCAGAGGCTTTGAAAAGCTAACATACCCAGTAAATGTCAGTAAGCCCATTGAAATCCTTTTCCGTAGTATCCATTATGTGTGGATCAGATGGAGATTCATCCACAAGGTCTTCACAAGCAGAATTTTCCATTGGCTCCTCCAGATCAGGTGACTCCTGTGGGAGCAGCTGAAAAGACATTATACCTAGTTTCAGTTTACTATTCCTCCACATAGACAATCAAATTGCCTGAATGGAAGTAAGACATACCTTATTAAGGGTGCCAGATCCTGCTGAGTTTGATCTTGCAATCTGTTTGCACGCTGCGGCAACAGCACTTGATAATCTAGGAACATCTGCACAAGGAATATGATTCTTCGAAAATGAGAAGGCATCGCATGTTTCTTCAGCATCCCAGATAGAAGATGGATGGGATGCCAACGATGGAACTTCCATCTTGTTTTGATGCCTAGATATATGAGCAGCAATAGCTGCGTCAAATGAATCACAGCTGAACGGAATCTGCTGAAGACATTGAGAGCTTTCAGCAACAGGGTGGTCAACACAGTTATCATCCAAGTCATGAGGCACTTCTGCAAGAAGATCTCCAACACTTATGTTTGTAAGACTGTCAGCCCACTCTCCAGCAGATAATGCAGCAGTATTATTGTTCAATCTCTGAACATCCTaaggaaacaaaataaattaaaaagtcaGAAACACATGGGGGATCAATATGAAGACCATTCATGGCTAATAGATCTTGGATGTCAAAAGTAGGCACtgcttttctttaaaagacATGCAATAAACCAAATTAGTCCCAGTGGGCAGTCAAAAAAAATGTAGTGTCGCTTGAAATCTGACTTTTTGATTGAACAGGGAAGCCCAGCAACATCCACAAGGAAAATGTGTAAGTGTCCAACAGGTTATAAGTGGAGACATTGGATCTTTGACACTGAcagtaaaattaaaagaaatgctTGCTCTAGCAGCTAACCAGTCAGTCATTTGGAGCAGATATTTTGTGAAGTTGAagataatgaataaaattgaTTGATAAGTTTAATCTACGGCTACCAGAATTAGAACAATAAGCACAAAAGACAGAGCTCTGGGCTAGAGCAAgttggaaaattttaaatcatagCTGCCAGCAGAAAAAGTTGAACAGATTCAAAATCTTCAAGAAAGGAGTGGACACTAACCACATCTTCCAACTGTCCCAAGATAGCAACATTGCAAGTCTCACTTCTATCTGCTGATGCATGTCTAACAGGAATAGGGGAATCCCCAAGATTATCTTTAGGACCAGCACAAAGGAATCTACTTATTTCACTGGGAAAATTGGTTAAAGGAGGTTGAAGGGCATGATTTTCTTTCCGTAATGTTGGCTGATTATTGCAAGGATCATCAAGTTTCTTAGACTGATCACTGGTAGATAGTGCAGATACTTGTACTTCTTCCGCAATACAGCCGTTCCTACCCTCAACATTCACATTATGCTCACTTGGAATGTAGGAGGAAACAGGTGCTTGCCACGTCAAAGATCCAACTTCAGCATCTGAAAACCAACCGTACCTTCAAAAGAGCTTATAAAATCAGCAACTGCGTTTAAAAATCTAACACAGAGAATAGCACTGTAGCCAAAAATATATAGGAAATGTACCTTAGACGAAATACTTGGGGGCTTCCAATCATTGCATATACATCTGCTGCACTGACAATGGATGCTTGAGTCCATCTCTGATAACCCATTAGGTTTTCTCTCTGAACACCATAAGGGAAAAGCATTAGCTCTCCTGATGCTACACTTGAGTTGCCCCATTTTCGAGTCAGATGCTCCAATACTGATGATATCTTCTTTCGAGTACTAAGAGTGAGTTCCAAATGTGGATTGTGTTTATCCTGACAAGAGATGAAGACGGATTATTTCCTTAAGACTGCCCAACTGGTAACACTTGATGCtacatcaaaatcatcaacATAATTTCCTTTGGGCGCTCACCATTTCCAAAGCTCTTCTAGTACTGTCATCAattggaaacagttgaagCTTAAGTTTCCCAGCAGAATGTATGTTGCTCTCAACTAAAGGATTTTGAGAGAAAACAGGCAAAGGAGGTTGATTAGTTTCAACTGGGTCAAGAATCTTATGCCCTGGAACTGGAGTTGAAAAAATTTGGTGTTCAGGAATTCTCCCATGTTCATAGTAATTTCA from Theobroma cacao cultivar B97-61/B2 chromosome 5, Criollo_cocoa_genome_V2, whole genome shotgun sequence carries:
- the LOC18597996 gene encoding TSL-kinase interacting protein 1 isoform X3; this encodes MQTESQVSLASEAHCHQEHIPIQIGDPCVASSTPNNAVPEQPAKKPTRQWAAWTRQEEESFFTALRQVGKNFEKITCRVQSKNKDQVRHYYYRLVRRMNKLLGPGLCLDAKNSKDTNAAMLRWWSLLEKYSCRASKLHLKPRRFKIFVEALEHQLLKDRKKNVRKRPSQGENSSPTSPSTVTNQSRASGHDARTVKLVLVDSQNIQKLGPGKGSFKRNTNVGVNRSNSKGESNTMKPARQRRKPGSSSAAYKKWEKAAIAGVSLVADAAEHLERTTTDKEAEHDQDTSVESNIHSAGKLKLQLFPIDDSTRRALEMDKHNPHLELTLSTRKKISSVLEHLTRKWGNSSVASGELMLFPYGVQRENLMGYQRWTQASIVSAADVYAMIGSPQVFRLRYGWFSDAEVGSLTWQAPVSSYIPSEHNVNVEGRNGCIAEEVQVSALSTSDQSKKLDDPCNNQPTLRKENHALQPPLTNFPSEISRFLCAGPKDNLGDSPIPVRHASADRSETCNVAILGQLEDVDVQRLNNNTAALSAGEWADSLTNISVGDLLAEVPHDLDDNCVDHPVAESSQCLQQIPFSCDSFDAAIAAHISRHQNKMEVPSLASHPSSIWDAEETCDAFSFSKNHIPCADVPRLSSAVAAACKQIARSNSAGSGTLNKLLPQESPDLEEPMENSACEDLVDESPSDPHIMDTTEKDFNGLTDIYWPDSLGPLDLDVPSCKYHNEDLILGDSLGGLNRLIASSLDAFQNCSFFGLDKKESTSTVEARDTASSAFKIGSEG
- the LOC18597996 gene encoding TSL-kinase interacting protein 1 isoform X1 gives rise to the protein MQTESQVSLASEAHCHQEHIPIQIGDPCVASSTPNNAVPEQPAKKPTRQWAAWTRQEEESFFTALRQVGKNFEKITCRVQSKNKDQVRHYYYRLVRRMNKLLGPGLCLDAKNSKDTNAAMLRWWSLLEKYSCRASKLHLKPRRFKIFVEALEHQLLKDRKKNVRKRPSQGENSSPTSPSTVTNQSRASGHDARTVKLVLVDSQNIQKLGPGKGSFKRNTNVGVNRSNSKGESNTMKPARQRRKPGSSSAAYKKWEKAAIAGVSLVADAAEHLERTTTDKEAEHDQDTSVPGHKILDPVETNQPPLPVFSQNPLVESNIHSAGKLKLQLFPIDDSTRRALEMDKHNPHLELTLSTRKKISSVLEHLTRKWGNSSVASGELMLFPYGVQRENLMGYQRWTQASIVSAADVYAMIGSPQVFRLRYGWFSDAEVGSLTWQAPVSSYIPSEHNVNVEGRNGCIAEEVQVSALSTSDQSKKLDDPCNNQPTLRKENHALQPPLTNFPSEISRFLCAGPKDNLGDSPIPVRHASADRSETCNVAILGQLEDVDVQRLNNNTAALSAGEWADSLTNISVGDLLAEVPHDLDDNCVDHPVAESSQCLQQIPFSCDSFDAAIAAHISRHQNKMEVPSLASHPSSIWDAEETCDAFSFSKNHIPCADVPRLSSAVAAACKQIARSNSAGSGTLNKLLPQESPDLEEPMENSACEDLVDESPSDPHIMDTTEKDFNGLTDIYWPDSLGPLDLDVPSCKYHNEDLILGDSLGGLNRLIASSLDAFQNCSFFGLDKKESTSTVEARDTASSAFKIGSEG
- the LOC18597996 gene encoding TSL-kinase interacting protein 1 isoform X2, with protein sequence MQTESQVSLASEAHCHQEHIPIQIGDPCVASSTPNNAVPEQPAKKPTRQWAAWTRQEEESFFTALRQVGKNFEKITCRVQSKNKDQVRHYYYRLVRRMNKLLGPGLCLDAKNSKDTNAAMLRWWSLLEKYSCRASKLHLKPRRFKIFVEALEHQLLKDRKKNVRKRPSQGENSSPTSPSTVTNQSRASGHDARTVKLVLVDSQNIQKLGPGKGSFKRNTNVGVNRSNSKGESNTMKPARQRRKPGSSSAAYKKWEKAAIAGVSLVADAAEHLERTTTDKEAEHDQDTSVPGHKILDPVETNQPPLPVFSQNPLVESNIHSAGKLKLQLFPIDDSTRRALEMDKHNPHLELTLSTRKKISSVLEHLTRKWGNSSVASGELMLFPYGVQRENLMGYQRWTQASIVSAADVYAMIGSPQVFRLRYGWFSDAEVGSLTWQAPVSSYIPSEHNVNVEGRNGCIAEEVQVSALSTSDQSKKLDDPCNNQPTLRKENHALQPPLTNFPSEISRFLCAGPKDNLGDSPIPVRHASADRSETCNVAILGQLEDVDVQRLNNNTAALSAGEWADSLTNISVGDLLAEVPHDLDDNCVDHPVAESSQCLQQIPFSCDSFDAAIAAHISRHQNKMEVPSLASHPSSIWDAEETCDAFSFSKNHIPCADVPRLSSAVAAACKQIARSNSAGSGTLNKESPDLEEPMENSACEDLVDESPSDPHIMDTTEKDFNGLTDIYWPDSLGPLDLDVPSCKYHNEDLILGDSLGGLNRLIASSLDAFQNCSFFGLDKKESTSTVEARDTASSAFKIGSEG